The following are from one region of the Rhodopirellula sp. P2 genome:
- a CDS encoding HsdM family class I SAM-dependent methyltransferase: protein MAKSLSNDRIVTRQELDRHLWGAADILRGSTDAGDFKNYIFDLVFLKRLNDVFLERREEVIASYVADGMSREEAEEVADDPDEYGDGAYFVPPESRWDRLIKTPENRAEAIDTALERLQEANSQYFDDILTTVRFNDERRFGGAPDQHDAFMSRLLTHFNLLPLGNRNLIDPDILGESYEYLIDRFADGAGKKGGEYRTPPMVVRTIVEIVKPTEGMRIHDPTCGSGGMLIGSGRYVEDHGGNKHNITLAGQEKNYNTWAIGKLNMLLHNFPDGDIQLGDTILNPKFTEAARLKLFDRILANPPFSLKEWHGMEAKAKKEGDKPKIDRKALVERWEADVYGRFDRGVPPTTKGDTAFLQHMVEACSDDGMVGVVMPHGVLFRGGSEGAVRQKLLEEDLFEAVIGLPSNLFYGTGIPASILILNKAKPKERKKQVLFIDASSDGLFHEGKARNTLRWQDVLRIASGFESWDKPEKLIRIADRIAGEWITASNMHRDRQLERCTTDELRATVTQTFADEVQQFEQAAAAVKEWYEADQPGGRSAWDKFARVVSLEEIADENGHNLNISRYVDSSDPPPQLDVKVELAKLRELETKRNEAESRMDELLKELGYGS from the coding sequence ATGGCGAAATCATTGAGCAACGATCGTATTGTTACCCGCCAGGAGTTGGACAGGCACCTGTGGGGCGCCGCCGACATTCTGCGTGGATCGACCGACGCGGGCGATTTCAAAAACTACATTTTCGACTTGGTCTTCCTGAAACGTCTGAACGATGTGTTTCTGGAGCGGCGAGAGGAAGTGATCGCCAGCTATGTGGCCGATGGCATGTCGCGGGAGGAAGCCGAAGAGGTTGCCGACGACCCGGACGAGTACGGTGATGGCGCGTACTTCGTGCCGCCTGAATCACGTTGGGACAGGTTGATCAAGACGCCGGAGAACCGAGCAGAGGCGATCGATACGGCGCTTGAGCGGTTGCAGGAGGCGAATAGCCAGTACTTCGATGACATTCTGACCACGGTTCGATTCAATGACGAACGGCGATTCGGCGGCGCACCTGACCAGCACGACGCGTTCATGTCGCGGTTGCTTACGCACTTCAATCTATTGCCACTGGGAAATCGGAATCTGATCGACCCGGATATCCTGGGTGAAAGCTACGAATATCTCATTGACCGATTCGCCGACGGGGCCGGCAAGAAGGGCGGAGAGTATCGAACGCCGCCCATGGTGGTCCGCACGATTGTTGAAATCGTAAAGCCCACTGAAGGCATGCGGATCCATGACCCAACTTGCGGTTCAGGCGGAATGCTGATCGGCAGTGGGCGTTACGTCGAAGACCATGGTGGAAACAAACACAACATCACGCTGGCCGGCCAGGAAAAGAACTACAACACGTGGGCCATCGGCAAGCTCAACATGTTGCTACACAACTTTCCCGATGGTGACATTCAACTGGGTGACACGATCCTCAACCCTAAGTTCACAGAAGCAGCCCGCCTCAAACTATTCGACCGAATACTCGCCAATCCACCATTCAGCTTGAAAGAATGGCATGGCATGGAAGCCAAGGCAAAGAAAGAAGGAGACAAGCCAAAGATCGATCGCAAGGCTTTGGTCGAACGTTGGGAGGCCGACGTTTACGGACGATTTGATCGCGGAGTCCCTCCGACAACGAAAGGTGACACGGCGTTCCTGCAGCACATGGTCGAAGCGTGCAGCGACGATGGGATGGTTGGTGTCGTGATGCCACACGGCGTCTTGTTCCGTGGCGGCAGCGAAGGCGCTGTCCGACAAAAGCTGTTGGAAGAGGATTTGTTCGAGGCCGTGATCGGCTTGCCATCAAACTTGTTCTACGGCACCGGTATTCCGGCCTCCATCTTGATCCTGAATAAGGCGAAGCCAAAGGAGCGAAAAAAGCAAGTCCTGTTCATTGATGCGTCCAGTGACGGATTGTTCCACGAAGGCAAGGCTCGTAACACGCTGCGTTGGCAGGATGTTCTTCGCATCGCGAGCGGGTTTGAGTCTTGGGATAAACCGGAAAAGCTGATCCGGATTGCCGATCGAATCGCCGGTGAGTGGATCACAGCCAGCAACATGCATCGAGATCGACAACTGGAACGCTGCACCACTGACGAGCTTCGCGCAACCGTCACCCAAACATTCGCGGATGAAGTGCAGCAGTTCGAGCAGGCAGCCGCTGCGGTCAAAGAGTGGTACGAAGCAGACCAACCCGGAGGACGGTCGGCGTGGGACAAGTTTGCTCGCGTCGTTAGCTTGGAGGAGATTGCCGACGAGAACGGGCACAACCTCAACATTAGTCGTTATGTCGATTCATCCGATCCGCCACCACAGTTGGATGTGAAGGTGGAGTTGGCAAAACTGCGCGAGTTGGAAACGAAACGCAATGAAGCGGAATCGCGAATGGACGAGCTGCTAAAGGAGTTGGGATATGGCAGTTAA
- a CDS encoding restriction endonuclease subunit S — translation MAVKEELPDGWTLKHLVDVADVARGKFTHRPRNDPRFYGGTIPFVQTSDVVNSPKYLRGHSQTLSELGMTVSRMFPENTILMVIAGSVGASAITKYSVAFPDSIVGITPRNGYSPEFIHHVLVAHQSLMDGVATESAQANLSLELISMLKLALPSPETANWIAEILDAVDDATAATRAVIEQTRKLKTALLQDLLSNGLPGKHKRFSSGKLVLRYPSDWKIKPLSAIAQVIDCKHRTPVYEDQGFPVVRPGDVTEGLLDLSQSPRTSQAEYEDLVENYRPVRGDIVYSRNASFGVAAYADTDEAFTIGQDVVIITSKTESNRFLYYLLNSHVFKQQLRRLSAGSTFQRINLDDIRRYQVVVPSLEEQDRIVHVLWEVDQLIERNKKILNGQQVLKLSLSQGLLTGRIPISGGCHG, via the coding sequence ATGGCAGTTAAGGAAGAACTTCCCGATGGCTGGACGTTGAAGCATCTCGTCGATGTGGCAGACGTTGCGAGAGGGAAATTCACGCATCGGCCGCGAAACGATCCAAGGTTTTATGGAGGGACGATTCCGTTTGTTCAGACAAGCGATGTAGTCAATTCGCCAAAGTACCTTCGTGGCCATAGCCAAACACTTAGCGAACTTGGGATGACCGTTAGTCGCATGTTTCCTGAGAACACAATTCTCATGGTGATCGCGGGATCGGTCGGGGCATCAGCGATAACAAAATACTCAGTGGCTTTCCCCGATAGTATCGTTGGAATCACACCAAGAAACGGATACTCGCCTGAGTTTATCCATCACGTTCTTGTCGCTCATCAGTCGCTGATGGATGGAGTAGCGACAGAAAGCGCGCAAGCCAACTTGAGTTTGGAGCTGATCTCCATGCTCAAGCTGGCGTTGCCGAGTCCGGAGACTGCAAATTGGATCGCTGAAATTCTGGATGCGGTCGACGACGCGACCGCGGCGACGCGGGCGGTGATCGAGCAGACCCGCAAGCTTAAGACCGCACTGCTGCAAGACCTCCTCAGCAACGGACTGCCCGGAAAGCATAAGCGATTTAGTAGTGGCAAGTTAGTCCTCCGTTACCCGTCGGATTGGAAGATCAAGCCGCTCTCTGCCATCGCTCAAGTTATCGATTGCAAGCACCGAACTCCTGTCTATGAAGATCAAGGTTTTCCCGTCGTGCGCCCGGGGGATGTCACAGAAGGCTTATTGGATCTGTCGCAGTCGCCACGAACATCTCAAGCAGAGTACGAAGATCTCGTTGAAAACTACCGGCCAGTGCGAGGTGACATTGTCTACAGTCGGAACGCTTCGTTCGGAGTAGCCGCATACGCCGATACAGACGAGGCATTCACGATTGGCCAAGACGTTGTAATTATTACAAGTAAGACTGAAAGCAATAGGTTTCTCTACTACCTCCTGAATTCCCACGTGTTCAAGCAGCAGCTTCGACGATTGAGCGCAGGCTCTACGTTCCAGCGAATAAACCTAGACGATATCCGGCGTTACCAAGTTGTAGTGCCGAGTCTCGAAGAACAGGATCGAATTGTGCATGTACTGTGGGAGGTCGACCAGTTAATTGAACGAAACAAGAAGATTCTGAATGGCCAGCAGGTTTTAAAGCTGTCGCTCAGTCAAGGCCTCCTTACCGGTCGTATTCCAATTAGCGGAGGTTGTCATGGCTAA
- a CDS encoding DUF4917 family protein — translation MAKKKSKKTAPRKLLPFTDAIKKSEEVGGRRHLLLGNGFSIALFPSFFTYGTLFDRAKRSGDLPKRIQDVFDLLGTTDFEKVMEALQVASQMVQMYSKKSPKLAAKLAEDAAKLRDVLADTISANHPERPHEIAKEQYASCKRFLTNFENGSIYTLNYDLLLYWTLMQSEVQPDVSSDDGFRDSENGEDYVVWEVQNSDRQRVFYLHGALHIYDAGHELKKFVWSKTEIALVDQIRQSLAKREYPIVVTEGTAEQKLDRIQHSGFLNRAYRSFSSIGGSLFIYGHSLAPNDEHLLELIDNGKLRAVFVGIYGDPDSATNKDVIRRAMKFSTRRGNRRPVDVHFYDAASAKVWDGEPDEEEG, via the coding sequence ATGGCTAAGAAGAAGTCAAAAAAGACTGCACCGAGAAAGCTATTACCTTTCACGGACGCGATTAAAAAGTCGGAAGAGGTCGGTGGACGCCGTCATCTGTTGCTTGGCAACGGTTTCAGCATCGCATTGTTTCCATCGTTTTTCACGTACGGAACTTTGTTCGATCGCGCAAAACGATCTGGTGATCTGCCCAAACGAATCCAAGACGTGTTCGATCTTCTCGGTACAACCGACTTTGAAAAAGTCATGGAGGCTCTGCAAGTCGCCTCGCAGATGGTGCAGATGTACTCGAAGAAATCGCCGAAACTAGCCGCGAAGTTGGCAGAAGATGCGGCGAAGCTTCGCGACGTTTTGGCAGACACCATTTCGGCGAACCACCCTGAACGTCCTCATGAAATTGCGAAGGAACAGTATGCATCTTGCAAGCGATTCTTAACGAACTTTGAGAACGGCAGCATCTACACGCTGAACTACGATTTGCTGCTCTATTGGACCTTGATGCAGAGTGAAGTGCAGCCGGACGTTAGCAGTGATGATGGCTTTCGGGACTCAGAGAACGGCGAGGATTACGTGGTCTGGGAAGTTCAGAATTCGGACAGGCAACGCGTGTTCTATCTGCATGGAGCGTTACACATTTACGATGCAGGACACGAACTAAAAAAGTTTGTTTGGAGCAAAACAGAAATTGCGCTCGTTGATCAGATTCGTCAATCGCTCGCCAAGCGGGAATATCCGATTGTCGTTACCGAAGGTACTGCCGAACAGAAACTTGATCGCATCCAGCACAGTGGATTTTTGAATAGGGCGTACCGCAGCTTTTCGAGCATTGGAGGTTCACTTTTCATCTATGGCCACAGCCTTGCTCCGAACGATGAACACCTTCTCGAGTTGATCGACAACGGAAAACTGAGGGCGGTGTTTGTTGGCATATACGGAGATCCCGATTCGGCAACGAATAAGGACGTGATCCGCCGTGCCATGAAATTCTCAACTCGCCGAGGAAACCGAAGGCCAGTGGATGTGCATTTCTATGACGCTGCATCCGCAAAAGTCTGGGATGGCGAACCTGATGAGGAAGAAGGCTAA
- a CDS encoding type I restriction endonuclease subunit R produces MPRSGLEFTEVQKPAFELLRDQLGYRYTPAESLGESRSSDSDVILLDILTTKLREINPGITDNGIRDTVEAIRQPLAKNLLEANEACYVYLNRWVSITEFRNGKVANPSIKFFDFENPENNDFLVVDELVVKGPRRTRRLDLVVFVNGIPLVVIECKSPTESDGITKAVADLRDYQAVDDGVARLFHTCLLTLALNKHDARYGTVGTPLERYAKWKSVFPRTKFDLERMFDRELTKQDRLLIGMLSKPTLIDLLRNFVVFDRDDGKLIKKLARYQQFEAVNLTLQRILGQDQKHATVSEARGGYAIASPAHSNPRDLNLHAPSGRVERSEGRAGHDLSTRPAIPETQARENHETHHYKDSGGVIWHTQGSGKSLTMLWLCLKLRRETRLDNPTLLIVTDRTDLDRQITSTFINCNFENPIRAARVDHLRNLLTSGTGRTVMTTIQKFRDEFEHADDDSNNKAEKLFRERLGDKIVDEALKKPPPVLSEDGNIFVLIDEAHRTEYGKFNANLRRALPNACLIGFTGTPIPKTIHYFGSYIHCYKMPQSVKDGATVPILYESRLADLEFDVDVWARFDDLSQKELATRNRRLIKFGEVRSRIESISKDIAEHYRANLELDGFKAMVAVSSQVAASIYHTCLAKLLGPRLVVLISGTKDKSSPLNDLRDQFSPEEQWIEKFKTSSVEETALLIVVDKYLTGFDAPIVRAMYLDKPLTEHNLLQAIARVNRPMPEKGKEWGLIVDYWGIAAHLNEALASLSVDIRPDEAMKQRDSRASVERLKQTRDAALDLFDRDWGRDDIEPWILKLEKEDTRAIFHFRHREFYKALEQLLPDPRALDFVRDFAWIDLIKKEAKEFYQEAEDSLPSAFSKRVEQRINESLQAKGVEVLLSPVNVLDDEFSVELNKLKSDHAKASRMEHKLTKTITLKMHEDPAFYGSLQQRIQDAVEEYREGRIEDTGKLRLLSAVRDTMRDGQSESAETLGLNSESYAVYGLINRQTRDDRLEQEDIVDIADSIYEALRNEAVLDWVNKEDVQREMRRKLKRQLRLARFPKDKIETLTAEIMDWARTTIKV; encoded by the coding sequence ATGCCACGCTCTGGACTCGAATTTACCGAAGTGCAAAAGCCGGCTTTCGAGCTGCTGCGAGATCAGTTGGGCTACCGTTACACGCCTGCGGAATCACTCGGTGAGTCTCGGTCGTCCGATTCGGATGTCATTTTGCTTGACATCCTGACGACGAAACTGCGTGAGATCAATCCAGGCATCACTGACAATGGGATCCGCGATACCGTCGAAGCAATCCGGCAGCCTCTGGCCAAAAACTTGCTAGAGGCGAACGAGGCCTGCTATGTGTACCTGAACCGCTGGGTCTCAATCACCGAATTCCGAAACGGCAAAGTCGCCAATCCAAGCATCAAGTTTTTCGACTTCGAAAACCCAGAAAACAACGACTTCCTGGTGGTGGACGAGTTAGTCGTAAAAGGACCACGCCGCACTCGCCGATTGGATTTGGTTGTCTTCGTCAACGGCATTCCGTTGGTGGTGATTGAATGCAAGAGTCCGACGGAGTCTGACGGGATCACCAAAGCGGTGGCCGACCTCCGCGACTACCAAGCGGTGGACGATGGCGTTGCTCGACTGTTTCACACTTGCTTACTCACCCTCGCACTCAACAAACACGATGCACGGTACGGCACCGTGGGCACTCCGCTTGAACGATACGCGAAATGGAAAAGCGTTTTCCCGCGAACCAAGTTCGACCTCGAACGCATGTTTGATCGTGAACTGACGAAACAGGACCGACTGCTCATTGGAATGCTTTCCAAACCAACGCTGATCGACCTTCTGCGAAACTTCGTGGTCTTCGATCGCGACGATGGAAAGCTGATCAAAAAGTTGGCGAGATACCAGCAGTTTGAGGCAGTGAATCTGACGCTGCAGCGGATTCTCGGACAGGACCAAAAACACGCGACGGTCAGCGAAGCCAGGGGAGGATATGCAATCGCATCTCCCGCTCACTCGAATCCACGCGACTTAAACCTTCACGCTCCCTCTGGGAGGGTCGAGCGAAGCGAGGGGAGGGCCGGGCATGATCTCAGTACTCGCCCTGCTATCCCGGAAACGCAGGCAAGAGAGAATCACGAGACGCACCATTACAAAGATTCCGGCGGAGTGATTTGGCACACACAGGGCAGCGGCAAGAGCCTCACGATGTTATGGCTGTGCCTAAAACTCCGACGCGAAACGCGGCTCGACAACCCGACTCTGCTGATTGTCACGGACCGAACGGATCTCGACCGGCAGATCACATCAACATTCATCAACTGCAACTTTGAGAATCCGATCCGTGCCGCCCGTGTCGATCACCTTCGCAATTTATTGACCAGTGGCACCGGCCGAACGGTCATGACCACGATCCAAAAATTCCGAGACGAATTCGAACATGCAGACGATGACAGCAACAACAAAGCCGAAAAGCTTTTTCGTGAGCGTCTTGGAGACAAGATCGTTGACGAGGCTCTCAAGAAACCTCCTCCGGTTTTGAGCGAAGATGGCAACATTTTCGTATTGATTGATGAAGCGCACCGCACGGAGTATGGAAAATTCAACGCCAATTTGCGGCGTGCTTTACCAAACGCGTGTTTGATCGGATTCACCGGAACTCCGATCCCCAAAACAATTCATTACTTCGGCAGTTACATCCATTGCTACAAAATGCCCCAGTCAGTCAAAGACGGTGCAACCGTACCGATCTTGTACGAATCGCGACTGGCGGATTTGGAGTTTGATGTCGACGTTTGGGCTCGCTTTGACGACCTTAGTCAAAAGGAACTGGCAACGAGAAATCGGCGTTTGATTAAGTTCGGGGAAGTACGATCACGCATTGAATCAATCAGCAAAGACATTGCTGAACATTATCGTGCCAACCTGGAACTCGATGGCTTCAAAGCGATGGTCGCAGTGAGCTCTCAGGTTGCAGCTTCCATCTATCACACATGCCTAGCAAAACTGCTCGGCCCAAGACTCGTCGTTCTCATTTCCGGGACGAAAGACAAATCGAGCCCGCTGAATGATCTGCGAGATCAATTCAGTCCGGAGGAGCAATGGATCGAGAAATTCAAGACAAGCAGTGTGGAAGAGACGGCATTGTTGATCGTTGTGGACAAGTACTTGACGGGGTTTGATGCACCAATTGTCCGCGCCATGTATCTGGACAAACCGCTCACCGAGCACAACTTGCTTCAAGCAATTGCACGTGTGAACCGCCCCATGCCCGAAAAGGGAAAAGAATGGGGACTGATCGTTGACTACTGGGGGATCGCGGCGCATTTGAATGAAGCGTTGGCTTCGCTTTCCGTTGACATTCGGCCCGACGAAGCCATGAAACAACGTGATTCTCGAGCATCAGTCGAACGGTTGAAGCAAACCCGGGATGCCGCCCTCGATTTATTCGATCGTGATTGGGGACGCGATGATATCGAACCCTGGATTTTGAAATTGGAAAAGGAAGACACCCGAGCCATCTTCCATTTTAGACATCGCGAGTTCTACAAAGCTCTGGAACAGTTGCTTCCGGATCCCCGTGCTTTAGATTTCGTTCGAGACTTTGCATGGATCGACCTAATCAAGAAGGAGGCAAAAGAATTTTACCAGGAGGCTGAGGACTCGCTTCCTTCTGCGTTCAGTAAGCGGGTTGAACAACGAATCAATGAGTCTCTCCAAGCGAAAGGTGTGGAAGTGCTTTTGAGTCCCGTGAATGTTCTCGACGACGAATTTTCTGTCGAACTCAACAAGCTGAAGTCTGATCATGCCAAGGCGAGCCGGATGGAGCACAAGCTCACAAAGACCATCACGCTGAAAATGCATGAAGACCCCGCGTTCTATGGATCGCTGCAACAGAGAATCCAGGATGCCGTCGAAGAATATCGGGAAGGTCGCATCGAAGACACCGGAAAACTGAGGTTGTTATCCGCAGTCCGCGACACGATGCGTGACGGCCAAAGTGAGTCTGCCGAAACGCTCGGACTGAATTCTGAATCGTACGCGGTCTACGGGCTGATCAACCGACAGACTCGTGACGACAGGCTCGAACAAGAAGACATTGTGGACATTGCTGATTCGATCTACGAGGCCCTTCGAAACGAAGCCGTCCTGGATTGGGTCAACAAGGAAGATGTCCAACGGGAGATGAGACGAAAGCTGAAACGACAACTGCGACTAGCGAGATTCCCCAAAGACAAAATTGAAACGCTAACCGCGGAGATAATGGATTGGGCACGAACAACCATCAAAGTCTGA
- a CDS encoding M48 family metallopeptidase → MIPLSVARTDSRQTLALSVHPSGEVSVVAPKGERLTRIIEMVNGKRAWIIKQQEHFRQLHRSWPRRFVSGESYYYLGRQFRLKVTRIGSQSACSNARMRGGRLQITVPAYVASTKESDFIRQRMVTWYWERASTHLSVLSNRFCQMLGVEASEVVIRNFSQRWGSANQNGRLAFNWRIVMAPRPLIDYVAAHEACHLIHNDHSADFWRLLERIMPDYESRRLQLAIDGAKFQL, encoded by the coding sequence GTGATCCCATTGTCAGTCGCACGTACAGATAGTCGCCAAACCTTAGCGCTTTCTGTTCATCCAAGCGGGGAGGTTTCCGTGGTTGCTCCCAAGGGCGAACGGCTGACTCGCATCATCGAGATGGTCAATGGAAAGCGTGCGTGGATTATCAAACAACAAGAACACTTCCGACAACTGCATCGGAGTTGGCCTCGCCGCTTCGTTAGCGGTGAGTCCTATTACTACCTTGGGCGACAATTTCGTTTGAAGGTAACAAGGATTGGTAGTCAATCGGCGTGCTCCAATGCTCGGATGAGAGGAGGTCGCTTGCAGATCACGGTCCCCGCCTACGTAGCCTCAACAAAAGAGTCTGACTTCATTCGGCAACGGATGGTCACTTGGTATTGGGAACGTGCCTCCACCCACCTGAGCGTTTTGTCGAACCGATTCTGCCAGATGCTCGGAGTCGAGGCGTCTGAGGTCGTCATTCGCAACTTTTCTCAGCGATGGGGTAGCGCCAACCAAAACGGAAGACTGGCTTTCAACTGGCGAATTGTGATGGCTCCACGCCCACTAATCGACTACGTCGCCGCCCATGAAGCATGTCATCTCATCCACAACGACCACTCCGCTGACTTCTGGCGTCTACTCGAAAGAATCATGCCGGACTACGAATCCCGGCGACTGCAACTAGCGATTGACGGAGCGAAGTTCCAACTGTAA
- a CDS encoding Gfo/Idh/MocA family protein: protein MPQNTRSNIASPTATGIVADSKTSTRRRFLGTGAALTAGVAATAAARPIRGAEPAESVSSSPNSHIRLALVGAGGRGTGAINDSLTINENVSLAAIADLEGDKLGKICESLAKRHGDKVAVETAKMHGGIDAYKRILDDPQIDVVLFATPPGFRPQYVLDAVDAGKHVFAEKPTCVDPAGYRVCVEANDKAIANKTSIVTGTQYRRQTNYVEAVKRLHDGAIGDIISATSRYCSNGIWNKTRKEGMSDTEYQIYNWMHFIWLSGDQIAEQAVHNIDAINWIMGGPPESAYGSGGRFTRPEGSEMWDSMSIDYLYPGNRTVSFKCRQIPNAQGDNSNIIYGSKGICTIYGINRGAMIHDRDGNEVWSMKGDLGAAYKQEHKDLIDSVRSGKPIVEFKETADSSLTAVLGRMAAYSGKLVTWDFAVNESTLNLFPENLDMNASLPEPAFAIPGKTKLV from the coding sequence ATGCCCCAAAACACCCGTTCGAACATTGCTTCGCCCACCGCCACTGGCATTGTCGCTGACAGCAAAACATCGACCCGTCGCCGCTTCCTCGGCACGGGTGCCGCTCTGACCGCGGGAGTTGCCGCCACCGCAGCGGCCCGTCCGATTCGCGGGGCGGAACCTGCCGAATCCGTCAGCAGTTCACCCAACTCGCACATTCGATTGGCATTGGTGGGAGCCGGCGGCCGCGGGACGGGAGCGATCAACGATTCGCTCACTATCAACGAAAATGTCTCGCTCGCTGCGATCGCAGACTTGGAAGGCGACAAGCTCGGCAAGATTTGCGAGTCGCTCGCGAAACGTCATGGGGACAAGGTCGCCGTCGAGACCGCCAAGATGCACGGCGGCATCGATGCCTACAAGCGGATCCTCGATGATCCCCAAATCGATGTGGTGCTGTTCGCAACACCGCCGGGATTTCGGCCTCAGTATGTCCTGGATGCAGTCGACGCCGGAAAGCATGTCTTCGCCGAGAAACCGACCTGCGTCGATCCAGCCGGCTATCGCGTTTGCGTCGAAGCGAATGACAAAGCCATCGCCAACAAAACATCAATCGTGACCGGTACCCAGTATCGCCGGCAAACGAACTACGTCGAAGCGGTCAAACGACTGCACGATGGTGCGATCGGGGACATCATCTCCGCGACATCGCGCTACTGCAGCAACGGGATTTGGAACAAGACTCGCAAAGAAGGTATGAGCGACACCGAGTATCAGATCTACAACTGGATGCACTTCATTTGGTTGTCCGGCGATCAGATCGCTGAGCAAGCGGTGCACAACATCGATGCGATCAACTGGATCATGGGCGGTCCACCTGAGTCAGCCTATGGCAGTGGCGGTCGTTTCACTCGTCCCGAAGGCAGCGAGATGTGGGACAGCATGAGCATCGATTACCTCTATCCCGGCAATCGAACAGTCTCGTTCAAATGCCGCCAAATCCCGAATGCTCAAGGTGACAACTCCAACATCATCTATGGAAGCAAAGGCATCTGCACGATCTACGGTATCAATCGTGGGGCCATGATTCACGATCGCGATGGCAACGAAGTTTGGTCGATGAAAGGCGACTTGGGAGCTGCCTACAAGCAAGAACACAAGGACCTGATCGACAGCGTGCGATCCGGGAAACCAATCGTCGAATTCAAAGAAACAGCCGACAGTTCGCTAACCGCCGTGCTCGGCCGCATGGCGGCTTACTCCGGCAAACTGGTGACGTGGGACTTCGCAGTCAACGAATCGACTTTGAACCTGTTCCCCGAGAACCTGGACATGAACGCGTCCCTTCCCGAGCCAGCCTTCGCGATCCCCGGCAAGACCAAGCTGGTCTGA